Proteins found in one Rhodobacteraceae bacterium D3-12 genomic segment:
- a CDS encoding YciI family protein, whose protein sequence is MLIALIARDKPGALPIRQENRAAHLDYLKASGDAVFQAGPLLNDAGEMSGSLVILNMETLSDAQDWAANDPYANAGLFDSVELIEWKKVLG, encoded by the coding sequence ATGCTCATAGCCCTCATCGCCCGCGACAAACCCGGCGCCCTCCCCATCCGTCAGGAAAACCGCGCCGCCCATCTCGACTACCTCAAAGCCTCCGGCGATGCGGTGTTTCAGGCCGGGCCCTTGCTGAATGACGCTGGCGAAATGTCCGGCTCTCTCGTGATCCTGAATATGGAAACCCTGTCCGACGCCCAAGACTGGGCCGCCAACGACCCCTACGCCAACGCCGGGCTGTTCGACTCGGTCGAATTGATCGAATGGAAGAAGGTCCTCGGCTGA
- a CDS encoding ABC transporter substrate-binding protein yields MNMNRRHIMGLMGATASGLFLPSHLRAQQNRPSIKIAVQQVVINNTLDPWNEQSNVGERALFPNLWEGLLLRDWMGNQGPVAGLATEWKRLDEKTVELKLREGVKFHNGDEMTAEDVVFSLSPERLFGDTQPAGGKTIYREDYSRSTGKDIPAAMPGIARRKWPSLAGVEAVDKYTVRFHNATPDVTMEGRLYAGGSIVANRRAWDEAASYDVWAKKPVTTGPYYVEDFQPDVSLTLRAHDDYWGGRPPLETITFVEVPEVASRVNGLLSGEYDFACDLPPDQIGTVMNTPGLEVQNSTIWNHRVNVFTQDHEQLQNPLVRRAMTHAIDRKAIVEALWANLTEVPAGLQFDSFRTSDMFIEGWAAPEYNPELAREMLKEAGYKGDPIPFRLLNNYYINQVPNGQILTEMWNQVGLNVEIEMKENWGQILAQDTPRGVRDWSASNTINDPISPMVVQFGPNGSAQQYREWTNAEFNDLCQVMETSTDRAKRKQAIARMLMIAEREDPAYNILHQNAVFTGMRSDLNWKAAPAFAMDFRASNWPGQS; encoded by the coding sequence ATGAATATGAACCGACGCCATATCATGGGCCTGATGGGGGCAACTGCCTCTGGGCTCTTCCTGCCGAGCCATCTGCGCGCCCAGCAAAACCGCCCCTCGATAAAAATTGCGGTACAGCAAGTCGTCATCAACAACACGCTCGACCCTTGGAACGAGCAGTCGAATGTTGGCGAACGCGCGCTTTTTCCAAACCTCTGGGAAGGTCTGCTTCTGCGCGATTGGATGGGCAACCAAGGCCCAGTCGCGGGTCTGGCGACGGAGTGGAAGCGCCTAGACGAAAAGACCGTCGAGCTTAAGCTGCGGGAGGGTGTGAAATTCCACAATGGTGATGAGATGACCGCCGAGGATGTGGTCTTTTCGCTCTCTCCCGAACGGCTGTTTGGAGACACACAACCGGCGGGTGGCAAGACCATTTATAGGGAAGACTATAGCCGCTCCACAGGCAAAGACATCCCGGCCGCCATGCCCGGTATCGCGCGTCGCAAATGGCCCTCGCTGGCCGGGGTCGAAGCCGTCGACAAATATACCGTGCGTTTTCACAACGCGACGCCCGATGTCACAATGGAAGGCCGTCTTTATGCTGGCGGCAGCATTGTGGCCAACCGCCGGGCTTGGGATGAAGCAGCATCCTATGACGTCTGGGCAAAAAAGCCGGTCACAACTGGCCCCTATTACGTTGAAGACTTTCAGCCGGACGTCTCGCTCACCTTGCGGGCGCATGACGACTACTGGGGTGGCCGACCCCCATTGGAAACGATCACCTTCGTAGAAGTGCCCGAGGTCGCAAGTCGCGTGAATGGTCTTTTGTCCGGCGAATACGACTTCGCCTGCGATCTGCCGCCCGACCAGATTGGAACCGTAATGAATACGCCCGGCCTGGAAGTGCAGAACTCCACCATCTGGAACCACCGCGTTAATGTTTTTACCCAAGACCATGAGCAGCTACAAAACCCGCTTGTGCGCCGCGCAATGACCCATGCGATTGATCGCAAGGCCATTGTCGAAGCGCTTTGGGCTAATCTGACAGAAGTGCCTGCCGGTCTTCAGTTCGACAGCTTCCGGACCTCTGATATGTTCATCGAAGGCTGGGCCGCACCCGAATACAACCCGGAACTGGCCCGCGAAATGCTTAAAGAGGCCGGCTACAAAGGCGATCCGATCCCCTTCCGCCTTTTGAATAACTATTACATCAATCAGGTGCCAAACGGGCAGATTCTCACCGAGATGTGGAACCAGGTTGGTCTTAACGTCGAGATCGAGATGAAAGAGAACTGGGGCCAGATCCTCGCCCAAGACACGCCACGTGGGGTACGTGACTGGTCTGCCTCTAACACGATCAACGATCCGATCTCACCGATGGTGGTGCAATTTGGACCGAATGGTTCAGCCCAGCAGTACCGTGAGTGGACAAACGCAGAGTTCAACGATCTTTGCCAAGTCATGGAGACGTCAACAGACCGTGCAAAACGCAAACAAGCCATCGCACGGATGCTGATGATCGCCGAGCGCGAAGACCCGGCCTATAATATCCTTCATCAGAACGCGGTCTTCACAGGCATGCGCTCGGACTTGAATTGGAAGGCGGCTCCCGCATTTGCCATGGATTTCCGCGCTTCGAACTGGCCTGGCCAATCCTAA
- a CDS encoding DUF2853 family protein gives MGKRDELIAKYAEDLKSKCGMTPDMDLLTKVTIGCGPAIYNADASTVAASQDSELETVKTNFLVKKLGLADGPALMDAIKSVLETYGMSERNKYRAVVYYMLVKHFGKESVYS, from the coding sequence ATGGGAAAACGAGACGAACTGATCGCGAAATACGCGGAAGATCTGAAGTCCAAATGCGGAATGACGCCGGACATGGATCTGCTGACCAAGGTAACGATCGGCTGCGGCCCGGCGATTTACAACGCCGATGCGTCGACAGTTGCAGCGAGCCAGGACAGCGAGCTTGAGACCGTCAAAACCAACTTCCTTGTGAAGAAGCTTGGGCTTGCGGATGGTCCGGCTCTTATGGATGCGATCAAGTCGGTTCTTGAAACCTATGGCATGAGCGAGCGCAACAAATACCGCGCGGTGGTGTATTACATGCTGGTCAAGCATTTCGGCAAAGAGTCGGTATACAGCTAA
- a CDS encoding EVE domain-containing protein: MRYWLFKSEPNTWGWHDQLAKGDTGEEWDGVRNYQARNFMREMKRGDLGFFYHSMKEKSVVGIVEVIAEAHPDSTTDDPRWECVDIKAVKPVKTPVSLDQIKSDPRLADMVLVKNSRLSVQPVTAEEWKIICDLADTDP; the protein is encoded by the coding sequence ATGCGCTACTGGCTGTTCAAATCCGAACCCAACACTTGGGGCTGGCACGACCAGCTCGCCAAAGGCGACACGGGCGAGGAATGGGACGGCGTGCGCAACTACCAAGCGCGTAATTTCATGCGCGAGATGAAACGCGGCGATCTCGGCTTTTTCTATCACTCGATGAAGGAAAAATCTGTCGTCGGCATCGTCGAGGTCATCGCCGAAGCCCACCCAGACAGCACCACCGACGACCCGCGTTGGGAATGCGTTGACATCAAAGCGGTCAAACCCGTCAAAACCCCCGTCTCGCTGGATCAAATCAAATCCGATCCGCGCCTTGCCGACATGGTTCTGGTGAAAAACTCCCGGCTTTCGGTGCAACCCGTGACCGCCGAGGAATGGAAAATTATCTGCGATCTGGCCGATACCGATCCCTAA
- a CDS encoding ABC transporter ATP-binding protein — MNTLVEIRNLQVAFDGVPVLHGINLDVAPGEALGLVGESGCGKSVTWLAALGLLPGKATVSGSVKLQGQDLAAAPRQTQERVRGKRIAMIFQDPSSALNPVIRVGRQILEALRLHRGLTGAAAKTEALRLMELVGIPDAHNRFNLYTHEFSGGQAQRLMIAMALAGEPDLLIADEPTTALDATIQAQILDLLITLRREMSMAIVFISHDLAAVAQVCERVCVMYAGKIVEEGPVAQLFDTPRHPYTRGLFDAIPSLLGPRRRLVPIPGTVPDPRQLPAGCAFEPRCGRAREFCTQHQPELLPQPEGRQLACAYPVPVAHDAVEREKENQ; from the coding sequence ATGAACACTCTGGTCGAGATTAGAAACCTGCAGGTTGCCTTTGACGGCGTGCCGGTGCTGCATGGCATCAATCTTGATGTGGCTCCGGGCGAAGCTTTGGGACTTGTCGGGGAGAGCGGTTGCGGCAAATCAGTGACTTGGCTCGCGGCCCTTGGCTTGTTGCCGGGTAAAGCCACTGTTAGCGGCTCGGTCAAATTACAAGGGCAAGATCTGGCGGCTGCGCCTCGTCAGACGCAGGAGCGCGTGCGCGGAAAACGCATTGCTATGATTTTCCAAGACCCGTCAAGCGCGCTCAACCCCGTAATCCGGGTAGGCCGACAGATCCTTGAGGCATTGCGGTTGCACCGTGGTCTGACGGGGGCTGCAGCCAAAACCGAGGCTTTGCGGTTGATGGAGCTTGTCGGCATTCCCGACGCGCACAACCGGTTCAACCTCTATACCCATGAATTTTCCGGCGGACAGGCACAACGCCTGATGATCGCCATGGCCCTTGCAGGCGAGCCTGACCTGCTGATTGCTGATGAGCCGACAACGGCGCTTGATGCTACGATACAAGCGCAAATTCTCGACCTGTTGATCACTTTGCGTCGCGAAATGTCGATGGCGATAGTTTTTATAAGCCACGATCTCGCGGCTGTGGCCCAAGTCTGTGAACGGGTCTGCGTGATGTATGCGGGCAAGATCGTCGAAGAAGGCCCTGTCGCGCAGCTCTTTGATACACCGCGTCACCCCTATACGCGCGGGTTGTTTGACGCGATCCCTTCTCTTTTGGGCCCACGGCGGCGGTTGGTGCCGATCCCCGGCACAGTGCCAGACCCTCGCCAGTTGCCCGCAGGCTGTGCGTTTGAGCCCCGTTGCGGGCGCGCCCGCGAGTTTTGCACGCAGCACCAACCAGAACTGCTCCCACAGCCGGAGGGCCGCCAGTTGGCCTGCGCCTATCCAGTGCCGGTGGCGCATGACGCAGTTGAGCGAGAGAAAGAAAATCAATGA
- a CDS encoding uroporphyrinogen-III synthase — protein MGDATAKIARQAGFRPQSAAGDADTLVQSILQSGARGPFVHLRGEHARGNVAGRLRDAGREVREDVIYAQELRGLTAEAQAVLGGELPVIVPLFSPRTAAQFDAVHKGGAPLFVATMSTAIAEALGKLHTMETMIARRPNAPSMIDAAERLFDAAQRLEGV, from the coding sequence GTGGGTGATGCGACGGCGAAAATCGCGCGGCAGGCCGGGTTTCGCCCGCAGAGTGCCGCAGGGGACGCCGATACGCTGGTTCAGTCGATCCTTCAGAGTGGGGCGCGGGGGCCGTTTGTGCATCTGCGTGGGGAACATGCGCGGGGCAATGTGGCCGGTCGTTTGCGTGACGCGGGGCGCGAGGTGCGCGAGGATGTGATCTATGCGCAGGAGTTGCGCGGGTTGACGGCAGAGGCGCAAGCCGTGCTTGGGGGTGAATTGCCGGTGATCGTTCCCCTTTTCTCGCCACGCACGGCGGCGCAGTTTGATGCGGTGCATAAAGGAGGCGCGCCGTTGTTTGTGGCAACAATGAGCACGGCGATTGCCGAGGCGCTGGGTAAGCTGCACACGATGGAGACGATGATTGCGCGGCGTCCAAACGCGCCAAGCATGATTGACGCGGCGGAGAGACTCTTCGACGCAGCGCAACGCCTTGAGGGTGTATAA
- the tsaD gene encoding tRNA (adenosine(37)-N6)-threonylcarbamoyltransferase complex transferase subunit TsaD: protein MRDEFTILGLESSCDDTAAAVVRGAPAAAHVLSSVVMGQNELHQAFGGVVPEIAARAHAERMDIAVKQALTQAEMPLSSIDAIAVTAGPGLIGGVLSGVMCAKGIAAGTGLPLVGVNHLAGHALTPRLTDHVAFPYLMLLVSGGHCQFLLVRGHDDFSRLGGTIDDAPGEAFDKTARLLNLPQPGGPSVQSKATRGDPKRIRFPRPLLDRPGCDLSFSGLKTALLRARDAMVAEKGGLTEQDRADLCASFQAAVVDVLAEKTARALALYLAENPAVPTLAVAGGVAANTAIRARLETVSQDLGVTFTAPPLALCTDNAAMIAYAGLERFAQGERDDMTLSARPRWPLDTSRQPMLGSGRKGAKA from the coding sequence ATGCGCGACGAATTCACCATTCTGGGCCTAGAGAGCAGTTGTGACGACACCGCCGCCGCCGTTGTGCGCGGTGCGCCCGCTGCGGCGCATGTGCTGTCCTCGGTTGTGATGGGCCAGAACGAGCTGCACCAAGCCTTCGGTGGCGTCGTGCCCGAAATCGCGGCACGCGCCCATGCCGAGCGTATGGACATCGCGGTAAAACAGGCTCTAACACAGGCGGAAATGCCTCTTTCTTCGATTGACGCTATTGCCGTGACGGCTGGTCCGGGGCTGATCGGCGGGGTGCTTTCGGGCGTGATGTGCGCCAAGGGGATCGCGGCGGGAACCGGCTTGCCGCTTGTCGGGGTCAACCACCTTGCCGGGCATGCGCTCACGCCCCGGCTGACCGATCACGTGGCGTTTCCCTATCTCATGCTGTTGGTCTCTGGCGGTCATTGCCAGTTTCTTCTCGTGCGCGGGCATGATGATTTCTCGCGCCTTGGCGGCACCATCGACGATGCCCCGGGCGAGGCCTTTGATAAAACCGCCCGGCTTTTGAACCTGCCGCAACCCGGTGGCCCTTCGGTTCAATCCAAAGCCACCCGTGGCGACCCCAAGCGTATCCGCTTCCCGCGCCCGCTGCTTGACCGGCCCGGATGTGACTTGTCCTTTTCCGGGCTGAAAACGGCGCTCTTGCGCGCGCGCGATGCCATGGTGGCCGAAAAGGGCGGATTGACCGAACAAGACCGCGCCGACCTCTGCGCCTCTTTTCAGGCCGCCGTTGTCGATGTTCTGGCCGAAAAAACCGCGCGCGCTCTGGCGCTTTACCTTGCTGAAAACCCTGCCGTGCCAACCCTTGCCGTGGCCGGTGGCGTTGCCGCAAACACGGCCATTCGTGCAAGGTTAGAGACTGTTTCGCAGGATCTCGGCGTCACTTTCACTGCCCCACCACTGGCGCTTTGCACCGACAACGCCGCGATGATCGCCTATGCCGGGCTGGAACGCTTCGCGCAGGGCGAGCGTGACGACATGACCCTCTCTGCCCGGCCGCGCTGGCCGCTGGACACCTCCCGCCAACCCATGCTTGGATCGGGCCGAAAAGGAGCAAAAGCATGA
- a CDS encoding HD family hydrolase, with amino-acid sequence MKQPRAWQRMLSGRRLDLLDPTPMDIEIEDIAHGLAFVARWNGQTHGDWPYSVAEHSLLVETIFARLEPKIAPKWRLAALLHDAPEYVIGDMISPVKAAVGPSYGALDDRLMAAIHIRFGLPAATPVKIKKQIKRADGVSAWMEATQIAGFTVAEADKIFGKPDPALTKGLDIHLRPPVDVRRDFTARHETLLAEI; translated from the coding sequence ATGAAACAACCCCGCGCATGGCAACGCATGCTGTCCGGCCGACGGCTCGACCTGCTCGATCCCACGCCGATGGACATCGAAATCGAAGACATCGCCCACGGGCTCGCCTTTGTTGCCCGCTGGAACGGGCAAACCCATGGCGACTGGCCCTATTCCGTGGCCGAACACTCCCTGCTGGTTGAAACGATTTTCGCAAGGTTAGAGCCTAAAATCGCTCCCAAATGGCGTCTCGCCGCGCTTTTGCATGATGCGCCGGAATATGTGATCGGTGACATGATCTCGCCGGTCAAGGCGGCGGTCGGTCCAAGCTATGGCGCGCTGGATGACCGGTTGATGGCGGCGATTCACATCCGCTTTGGCCTGCCTGCGGCCACGCCGGTCAAGATCAAGAAACAGATCAAGCGCGCCGATGGTGTCTCGGCTTGGATGGAAGCGACGCAAATCGCCGGCTTCACCGTGGCCGAGGCTGACAAGATCTTTGGCAAACCCGATCCCGCGCTGACCAAAGGGCTCGACATCCACCTGCGCCCGCCGGTCGACGTGCGGCGCGATTTCACCGCACGGCACGAAACGCTTCTGGCGGAAATATAG
- a CDS encoding DUF1761 domain-containing protein, which translates to MGIITVRVAAAASFLFGALWYMGLSKPWLDATGIEVDETGKPKGGSLLPFLLAGIAMLVVAGMMRHVFAMAGIDTAIKGLIGGLGVGAFFISPWIMINNAYGMRPFKLTLIDGGYATFGCGVIGLVLNLF; encoded by the coding sequence ATGGGCATCATCACCGTTCGTGTCGCCGCCGCCGCCAGCTTTCTGTTCGGCGCGCTCTGGTACATGGGCCTGTCCAAACCTTGGCTCGACGCCACCGGGATCGAGGTTGACGAAACCGGCAAACCCAAGGGCGGCAGCCTCCTGCCCTTCCTTCTTGCCGGGATCGCAATGCTTGTTGTCGCCGGAATGATGCGCCACGTCTTTGCTATGGCCGGGATTGATACGGCGATCAAAGGGCTGATTGGCGGGCTTGGCGTTGGCGCGTTTTTCATCTCGCCATGGATCATGATCAACAACGCCTACGGCATGCGCCCGTTCAAGCTAACTCTGATCGACGGCGGCTATGCGACCTTTGGGTGCGGTGTGATCGGCCTCGTGCTCAACCTGTTCTGA
- the ahcY gene encoding adenosylhomocysteinase, protein MSADYIVKDIALAEYGRKELNIAETEMPGLMALREEYGDSKPLKGARIAGSLHMTIQTAVLIETLVALGADVRWASCNIFSTQDHAAAAIAEGGTPVFAVKGESLEEYWDYADRIFMFEEGGCNLILDDGGDATMYILIGARVEEGETDLIETPQSEEEIYFFKQIKKRMAETPGWFVKQRHMIQGVSEETTTGVHRLYQLMEKGHLPFPAINVNDSVTKSKFDNKYGCKESLVDGIRRATDTMMAGKTAVVCGYGDVGKGSAASLSGAGARVKVTEVDPICALQAAMDGFEVVTLEDAVSSADIFITTTGNKDIIRIEHMREMKDMAIVGNIGHFDNEIQVAALKNHKWTNIKEQVDMIEMPSGNRIILLSEGRLLNLGNATGHPSFVMSASFTNQVLAQIELWTKGDEYGNEVFVLPKHLDEKVAKLHLDRIGVKLSTLSKDQADYIGVKQDGPFKPEHYRY, encoded by the coding sequence ATGTCTGCTGATTACATTGTAAAAGATATCGCCCTTGCCGAGTATGGCCGCAAGGAACTTAATATTGCTGAAACCGAGATGCCGGGCCTGATGGCGCTGCGCGAAGAATACGGCGACAGCAAGCCGCTTAAAGGCGCGCGGATTGCTGGTTCGCTTCATATGACGATCCAGACCGCGGTTTTGATCGAAACGCTGGTGGCGCTGGGTGCTGATGTGCGCTGGGCGAGCTGCAACATCTTTTCCACGCAGGACCACGCGGCGGCGGCGATTGCCGAAGGTGGCACGCCAGTGTTCGCGGTCAAGGGTGAATCGCTGGAAGAATACTGGGACTATGCCGACCGGATCTTCATGTTTGAAGAGGGCGGCTGTAACCTGATCCTGGATGATGGTGGCGACGCGACCATGTATATTCTGATCGGGGCGCGGGTTGAGGAAGGCGAGACCGACCTGATCGAAACCCCGCAGAGCGAAGAGGAAATCTATTTCTTCAAGCAGATCAAGAAGCGCATGGCCGAGACCCCCGGTTGGTTCGTTAAGCAGCGCCACATGATCCAAGGTGTATCGGAAGAGACCACCACCGGTGTGCACCGTCTGTATCAGCTGATGGAAAAAGGCCACCTGCCGTTCCCGGCGATCAACGTGAACGACAGCGTGACCAAGTCGAAGTTCGACAACAAATACGGCTGTAAAGAGAGCCTTGTTGACGGTATCCGCCGTGCGACCGACACGATGATGGCCGGTAAAACGGCGGTTGTTTGCGGTTACGGTGATGTTGGCAAAGGCTCGGCTGCGTCGTTGAGCGGGGCCGGTGCGCGGGTGAAGGTGACCGAGGTTGACCCGATCTGTGCGCTTCAGGCGGCGATGGACGGGTTTGAGGTTGTGACGCTGGAAGATGCCGTGTCGAGCGCGGATATCTTCATCACTACCACCGGCAACAAGGACATCATCCGCATCGAGCATATGCGCGAGATGAAGGACATGGCGATCGTTGGTAACATCGGTCACTTTGACAACGAGATTCAGGTCGCGGCGTTGAAGAACCACAAGTGGACCAACATCAAGGAACAGGTGGACATGATCGAAATGCCAAGCGGCAATCGCATCATTCTGCTGTCCGAGGGCCGGTTGTTGAACCTTGGCAACGCGACGGGTCACCCGTCGTTTGTGATGTCCGCAAGCTTTACCAACCAAGTGTTGGCGCAGATCGAGCTTTGGACCAAGGGCGATGAATATGGCAACGAGGTTTTCGTTCTGCCCAAGCATCTGGACGAGAAGGTGGCCAAGCTTCACCTTGATCGGATCGGTGTGAAGCTGAGCACGTTGAGCAAGGATCAGGCCGATTACATCGGTGTGAAGCAGGACGGCCCGTTCAAGCCCGAGCACTACCGCTACTGA
- a CDS encoding ATP-binding cassette domain-containing protein, translating into MSTVLEARDLVRIYETRRGLLGRSSNVRAVDGVSLEVRRGETLGVVGESGSGKSSLGRMLLGIDASQGGAVYINGEAMPAFGSAGWRSLRARIQMIYQDPLAALDRRINVAEQLREPLDIHRIGDFESRMARVREVMQAVGLRLDQADKFPHELSGGQRQRVVIARALMTEPELLVCDEPVSALDVSIQAQVVNLLADLQRDRGLGMVFISHDLKVVRNLCDRVAVMYLGRIVEEGPADTIFSDPQHPYTQALVSSVPQPGRALNSRIILQGEPPNPGNRPSGCAFHPRCHKAEDICRHTVPETRTTSDECRAACHFTGHVVQAELV; encoded by the coding sequence ATGAGCACTGTGTTAGAGGCCCGCGATCTGGTGCGCATCTATGAAACCCGCCGTGGCCTGCTGGGACGTTCTTCGAATGTGCGGGCTGTAGATGGGGTCAGCCTTGAGGTTAGACGCGGTGAAACGCTCGGGGTGGTTGGCGAAAGCGGATCGGGCAAGTCTTCGCTGGGGCGTATGTTGTTGGGAATTGATGCGTCTCAAGGCGGCGCTGTCTATATCAACGGGGAAGCCATGCCTGCTTTTGGCTCCGCCGGATGGCGGTCTCTGCGGGCGCGCATACAAATGATCTATCAAGATCCCCTCGCCGCGCTGGATCGGCGGATTAATGTGGCAGAACAACTGCGCGAACCATTGGATATTCACCGCATCGGTGATTTTGAAAGCCGCATGGCGCGCGTTCGTGAAGTGATGCAAGCGGTGGGTCTGCGTCTCGACCAAGCTGATAAATTTCCGCACGAACTTTCAGGGGGGCAGCGGCAGCGTGTCGTTATCGCGCGGGCCCTCATGACCGAACCCGAATTGCTGGTTTGTGACGAGCCGGTTTCAGCCCTTGACGTATCCATTCAGGCACAGGTGGTGAACCTGTTGGCTGACCTACAGCGCGACCGAGGCCTTGGCATGGTCTTTATCAGCCATGATCTGAAGGTCGTTCGCAATCTCTGCGATCGGGTGGCTGTGATGTATCTGGGCCGCATCGTCGAGGAGGGCCCCGCGGATACGATATTCTCCGACCCGCAGCATCCCTATACGCAGGCTTTGGTCTCTTCGGTGCCGCAACCCGGTCGTGCGCTTAACAGCCGCATCATTCTTCAGGGGGAGCCGCCGAACCCCGGCAATCGTCCGTCCGGATGCGCGTTTCATCCGCGTTGCCACAAGGCCGAGGACATCTGCCGCCACACCGTTCCCGAAACCCGGACTACCAGCGATGAGTGCCGCGCAGCCTGCCATTTCACAGGCCATGTTGTGCAGGCGGAACTGGTTTGA
- a CDS encoding tetratricopeptide repeat protein: protein MLWSLIKIIVFVVLVAAATMGAGMLLETEGGVRIAFAGKEYTLTALQTVVALVVMVVAVYLLLKLLKLLIATFHFLNGDETAISRYFDRNREKKGLQALADGMMALASGEGKVALAKASKAERYLEKPALTNLLTAQAAEMAGDRAKAEEVYKRLLKNDATRFVGVRGIMKQKLEAGETDVALKLAKTAFALKPAHSETQDILLKLQAGSADWKGARETLAAKLKHGTLPRDVHKRREAVLALSEAKDVVAEGSTVEAREAAIEANRLSPDLIPAAVMAARGYIEESKPRYAVRVIKKTWEARPHPDLAAAFAEIAPDETPAERLKRFRQLTKLRPEHREAKLLLAELNIAAEDFPQARRELGDLLETDADARVFTIMAAIERGEGKSDAVVKGWLARALTAPRGPQWVCDKCHHIHAEWRPVCDNCGALDTLSWTTPPQADVAMPAGTEMLPLIVGAIEDRSDEAPEGDDYPADNGDTVEILDAEEVLTDPAPETDGSAGEEQGKK, encoded by the coding sequence ATGCTCTGGTCGCTTATCAAGATTATCGTTTTTGTTGTGCTCGTTGCTGCGGCGACCATGGGCGCGGGGATGTTGTTGGAAACCGAAGGCGGTGTGCGTATCGCCTTTGCCGGCAAGGAATACACGCTGACGGCGCTGCAGACGGTGGTTGCCTTGGTAGTGATGGTGGTCGCGGTTTACCTGCTGCTCAAGCTGCTCAAGCTGTTGATTGCGACGTTTCATTTCCTGAACGGAGATGAGACCGCGATCTCGCGCTACTTTGACCGCAACCGCGAGAAGAAGGGTCTTCAGGCGCTGGCCGATGGGATGATGGCGCTGGCCTCGGGCGAGGGGAAAGTGGCGTTGGCCAAGGCGAGCAAGGCTGAGAGATACCTTGAGAAACCGGCGTTGACCAACCTGTTGACCGCGCAAGCCGCCGAAATGGCGGGCGACCGGGCCAAGGCGGAAGAGGTTTACAAGCGGCTGTTGAAAAACGACGCGACGCGGTTTGTCGGCGTGCGTGGCATCATGAAGCAGAAGCTGGAAGCGGGTGAGACCGATGTGGCTCTGAAGCTGGCGAAAACGGCGTTTGCGCTAAAGCCTGCGCATTCCGAGACACAGGACATTCTGCTCAAGCTGCAAGCCGGTTCTGCCGATTGGAAAGGCGCGCGCGAGACGTTGGCGGCGAAGTTGAAACACGGCACCCTGCCGCGCGATGTTCACAAGCGGCGCGAAGCGGTTTTGGCCTTGTCCGAAGCCAAGGACGTGGTCGCAGAAGGCTCGACCGTGGAAGCCCGCGAAGCGGCGATCGAGGCGAACCGCCTGTCGCCCGATCTGATCCCGGCCGCGGTGATGGCGGCGCGGGGCTATATCGAGGAGAGCAAGCCGCGCTATGCCGTGCGGGTCATCAAGAAAACGTGGGAAGCCCGGCCACACCCCGATCTTGCCGCCGCATTTGCCGAGATCGCACCGGATGAGACGCCCGCCGAACGCCTGAAACGGTTCCGCCAGCTGACCAAGCTGCGCCCGGAGCACCGCGAGGCGAAGCTGCTTTTGGCCGAGTTGAACATCGCCGCCGAGGATTTCCCACAGGCGCGCCGAGAATTGGGCGATTTGCTGGAAACCGATGCGGATGCGCGTGTGTTCACCATCATGGCGGCGATTGAGCGCGGCGAAGGCAAGTCCGACGCGGTGGTCAAAGGCTGGTTGGCGCGGGCATTGACCGCCCCGCGCGGCCCGCAGTGGGTGTGCGACAAGTGCCACCATATCCATGCCGAATGGCGCCCGGTCTGTGACAATTGCGGCGCGCTGGATACGCTAAGCTGGACCACTCCGCCGCAAGCGGATGTGGCGATGCCCGCAGGCACCGAGATGCTGCCGCTTATCGTTGGCGCAATCGAGGATCGCTCGGACGAGGCGCCAGAGGGCGACGATTATCCGGCGGACAATGGCGACACGGTTGAAATTCTGGATGCCGAGGAAGTTTTGACCGATCCGGCGCCCGAAACGGACGGTTCAGCGGGTGAGGAACAGGGCAAAAAATAG